One genomic segment of Thunnus albacares chromosome 18, fThuAlb1.1, whole genome shotgun sequence includes these proteins:
- the LOC122968078 gene encoding uncharacterized protein LOC122968078: protein MPGGSCSLKQYYSSGCSLAPFEHDSDAVGTEVFAEFSRIATKHLESSFFESLDKHTPRIIELLQSKKGAAGLKIQELMANLSSDVTARRSVVLKGLPIVFGDDPNKFYKTCFETTKDEAIDNVTVGVLTILSEDDPEQPVSTAIVLEGGIVMDKIRDLPQAFCLIFGLTYALNLDYPKCVGNTFKFIQSVMLGLGNKALPPKLLTVKNMLFDE from the exons ATGCCTGGTGGGTCATGTTCACTTAAGCAATATTACTCGAGTGGGTGTTCTTTAGCGCCATTTGAGCACGACAGTGATGCGGTCGGGACCGAG gtCTTTGCAGAGTTTAGCAGAATTGCCACCAAACATCTTGAAAGCAGTTTCTTTGAGTCTCTTGACAAGCACACTCCACGGATCATTGAACTCCTGCAGTCAAAAAAGGGAGCTGCTGGACTGAAGATTCAAGAGTTAATGGCCAACTTG TCATCGGATGTAACTGCAAGACGCTCCGTGGTCCTCAAAGGCCTTCCCATCGTCTTTGGTGATGACCCAAACAAGTTCTATAAGACATGTTTT GAGACAACGAAAGATGAGGCCATAGACAATGTCACAGTCGGTGTATTGACCATCCTAAGTGAAGACGATCCTGAGCAGCCCGTGTCCACAGCCATCGTCCTTGAGGGAGGTATTGTGATGGACAAAATTCGGGACTTGCCACAGGCATTTTGCCTCATATTTGGCCTCACATATGCCTTGAACCTCGATTACCCAAAATGTGTTGGAAACacattcaaattcattcaaaGTGTAATGCTTGGTTTGGGAAACAAAGCCCTCCCCCCAAAACtgttaacagttaaaaacatgttgtttgaCGAATGA